A window of Lacibacter sediminis contains these coding sequences:
- the epsC gene encoding serine O-acetyltransferase EpsC: MSAFPGYLLSSNFPSRNAVVTFTEDLINCLFPMVGDAEAYTEQQCSANISLRKQLTEILTPLSKRYELDVSAITNAYLDELANIKAELIEDAELILEFDPAAYSVEEVILSYPGFYAIVMYRLTHPLYKHNVPILPRMMSELAHSRTGIDINAGAQIGCPFFIDHGTGVVIGETSVIGKNVKIYQGVTLGALAVRKEDAQTKRHPTIEDNVVIYANSTILGGKTVIGHDSIVGGNTWVTESIIPHSVVYTKNQIVVADKKDFTEPLNFII; encoded by the coding sequence ATGAGTGCTTTTCCCGGCTATCTGCTCAGCAGCAATTTCCCGTCGAGGAATGCTGTGGTTACCTTTACGGAAGATTTGATCAATTGTCTTTTCCCGATGGTTGGCGATGCAGAGGCTTATACAGAGCAGCAATGCAGCGCAAATATTTCACTTAGAAAACAGTTGACTGAAATACTTACTCCTCTTTCTAAACGATATGAGTTAGATGTATCAGCCATTACAAACGCCTATCTGGATGAGTTGGCAAACATTAAAGCAGAATTGATAGAAGATGCCGAGTTGATACTTGAGTTTGATCCGGCTGCCTACTCTGTTGAAGAAGTGATTTTGTCGTACCCCGGCTTTTATGCGATTGTTATGTACAGGCTCACACATCCATTATACAAACACAATGTTCCTATTCTTCCACGCATGATGAGTGAGTTGGCACATAGCAGAACTGGTATTGATATAAATGCCGGTGCACAGATCGGTTGTCCGTTCTTTATCGATCATGGTACAGGTGTGGTTATCGGTGAAACATCCGTAATTGGAAAGAATGTAAAAATTTATCAAGGAGTAACATTGGGTGCATTGGCCGTACGTAAAGAAGATGCACAAACAAAGCGTCATCCCACTATTGAAGATAATGTGGTAATTTATGCCAACAGTACTATTCTTGGCGGTAAAACGGTCATCGGTCATGATAGTATTGTGGGCGGCAACACATGGGTTACGGAAAGCATAATACCGCACAGTGTTGTGTATACAAAAAACCAGATTGTTGTAGCCGACAAAAAAGATTTTACTGAACCTCTCAATTTTATCATATAA
- the cysK gene encoding cysteine synthase A, translating to MKANSILETIGNTPHVRINRLFSSDVEVWSKLERANPGGSIKDRIALSMIEDAEAKGILKEGSVIIEPTSGNTGIGLAMVAAVKGYKLILVMPESMSIERRKLMSVYGATFELTPREKGMKGAIAKATELVEATPNSWMPQQFDNPANIDVHVKTTAQEILNDFPEGLDYLITGVGTGGHITGVGRELKKKFPNLKVFAVEPELSPVISGGEPSPHPIQGIGAGFIPANLHRDVLDGVIQVTKDDAFTYTQRAAKEEAIFQGISSGATMAALAKKLPEIPKGSRILIFNYDTGERYFSVDGLF from the coding sequence ATGAAAGCGAACAGCATTTTAGAAACAATAGGAAACACACCGCATGTACGCATTAACCGTTTGTTCTCTTCCGATGTGGAAGTATGGAGCAAACTGGAACGGGCAAACCCCGGTGGGAGCATTAAGGACCGTATTGCATTAAGCATGATTGAAGATGCCGAAGCAAAAGGTATTTTGAAAGAAGGCAGTGTGATCATTGAACCAACCAGTGGCAACACGGGTATTGGTTTGGCAATGGTTGCAGCGGTGAAAGGATACAAACTCATTTTGGTGATGCCTGAAAGTATGAGTATCGAGCGTCGTAAGCTGATGAGCGTTTATGGTGCTACGTTTGAATTAACGCCACGTGAAAAAGGGATGAAAGGTGCTATTGCAAAAGCAACTGAGCTTGTAGAAGCAACACCTAATAGCTGGATGCCACAGCAGTTCGATAACCCGGCTAACATTGATGTGCATGTGAAAACAACAGCACAGGAAATATTGAATGATTTTCCCGAAGGCTTGGATTATTTAATTACCGGTGTTGGTACTGGTGGACATATTACCGGTGTTGGCCGTGAATTGAAAAAGAAATTCCCTAACCTGAAAGTGTTTGCTGTTGAGCCTGAACTTTCTCCGGTGATTAGCGGCGGTGAACCTTCTCCACATCCCATACAAGGTATTGGTGCGGGCTTTATTCCAGCCAATTTGCATAGAGATGTTCTGGATGGTGTAATACAAGTGACCAAGGATGATGCGTTTACGTATACACAACGTGCGGCGAAAGAAGAAGCGATTTTCCAGGGAATTTCAAGTGGTGCAACTATGGCTGCATTAGCAAAGAAATTACCTGAAATTCCAAAGGGCAGCCGTATATTAATTTTTAACTACGATACTGGTGAACGCTACTTTAGTGTGGATGGATTATTTTGA
- a CDS encoding ATP-dependent helicase has protein sequence MIDYLNGLNERQKEAVTTIDGALMIVAGAGSGKTKVLTTRIAHLMAKGVDAFNILALTFTNKAAKEMKERVEHILGNHEARNLYIGTFHSVFARILRSEATKIGYPSNFTIYDTDDAKSVIKTVINEMNLDDKHYKPSTVYNRISSAKNALVNAEEYKTDWHIQQEDMRSNRPAIAQIYDSYAKRCFKNGAMDFDDLLIKFYELLKTVPESLSKYQRRFKYIMIDEYQDTNPAQYEIIKLLGAMHENVCVVGDDAQSIYSFRGATIENILQFQKDYDNVHLVKLEQNYRSTKNILNVANEVIANNKGQIEKTLFTDNGDGEKIRLVRTMTDNDEGKFVADTIQEQKLRNHYRNKDFAILYRTNAQSRAFEESLRRMSIPYIIYGGISFYQRKEIKDFIAYLRLIVNPKDEEALKRVINYPARGIGKTTIDKCVLYANEQNISMWEVLTKAQQFGFKAGTLEAIDQFVTMIRSFASMFQKNNAYEVAVHVGKQTNLVKELFNDKSTEGLQRYENIQELLNSIKEWVDDTANRQQIDDDGVMIDEQDPFAASDPAQKELSFDAPASPQQTTSNAVTLGAYLQQITLLTDADAKDPDADNVKLMTIHAAKGLEFECVFAAGLEEQLFPNALSINTREELEEERRLFYVVITRAKKKLWISYANTRYKFGQIVQNEPSRFLDELPEDFIDKSYAGGGSRNQGSSFGSGSAFDRLKGGFGNKSNDYDDVAKAEKRYGAPPKTASSKPSFSITPARPQTIEHKPDTDFVASDTSNLQEGQRVEHQKFGFGEVVKMEGSAHNPIATVKFELNGEKKIMLNYAKLRIVS, from the coding sequence ATGATCGATTACTTAAATGGACTGAATGAGCGGCAGAAAGAAGCAGTAACCACTATTGATGGCGCATTAATGATTGTGGCGGGCGCAGGCAGTGGTAAAACAAAAGTACTCACCACACGTATTGCCCATCTGATGGCGAAAGGTGTGGATGCGTTCAATATATTGGCGCTGACTTTTACCAACAAAGCAGCCAAAGAAATGAAGGAACGTGTGGAGCATATCCTTGGTAACCATGAAGCAAGAAATTTATACATCGGCACTTTTCACAGTGTGTTTGCACGCATCTTAAGGAGCGAAGCAACCAAGATCGGCTATCCATCGAACTTTACAATTTATGATACAGACGATGCAAAGAGTGTGATCAAAACAGTGATCAATGAAATGAACCTGGATGATAAACACTACAAACCATCTACTGTTTACAACCGCATCTCATCTGCAAAGAATGCATTGGTAAATGCAGAAGAATATAAAACTGATTGGCATATACAACAGGAAGATATGCGATCGAACCGCCCTGCTATTGCACAGATCTACGACAGTTATGCAAAACGTTGCTTTAAAAACGGGGCAATGGATTTTGATGACCTGCTCATCAAATTTTATGAATTGCTGAAAACTGTTCCTGAAAGTTTAAGTAAATACCAACGTCGTTTTAAATACATTATGATCGATGAGTACCAGGATACAAACCCTGCGCAGTACGAGATCATAAAATTACTCGGCGCCATGCATGAGAATGTTTGTGTGGTGGGTGATGATGCGCAAAGTATTTACAGTTTTCGTGGTGCAACTATTGAAAACATTTTACAGTTCCAGAAAGATTACGACAATGTACACCTGGTAAAACTTGAACAGAATTACCGCAGCACAAAGAATATCCTGAACGTGGCGAACGAAGTTATTGCCAACAATAAAGGACAGATCGAAAAAACATTGTTTACGGATAATGGTGATGGTGAGAAGATACGATTGGTTCGCACGATGACCGATAATGATGAAGGAAAGTTTGTGGCTGATACCATTCAGGAACAAAAACTCCGCAATCATTACCGTAATAAAGATTTTGCTATTCTCTATCGCACCAATGCACAAAGCCGTGCATTTGAAGAAAGCCTGCGCCGCATGAGTATTCCGTACATCATTTACGGCGGCATCAGCTTCTATCAACGTAAAGAAATCAAAGATTTTATTGCTTACCTGCGTTTGATCGTAAATCCGAAAGATGAAGAAGCGCTGAAAAGAGTGATCAATTATCCGGCAAGAGGTATTGGAAAAACAACCATTGATAAATGCGTGTTGTATGCCAATGAACAAAACATCAGCATGTGGGAAGTGTTGACAAAAGCACAGCAGTTTGGTTTTAAAGCTGGCACACTTGAAGCGATTGATCAGTTTGTAACCATGATCCGCAGTTTTGCAAGTATGTTCCAGAAAAACAATGCATATGAAGTAGCTGTGCATGTTGGTAAACAAACCAATCTTGTAAAAGAGCTCTTTAACGATAAAAGCACTGAAGGTTTACAACGTTACGAGAACATACAGGAGTTACTCAACTCAATAAAAGAATGGGTGGATGATACAGCAAACCGCCAGCAGATCGATGATGATGGTGTAATGATTGATGAACAGGACCCTTTTGCTGCAAGCGACCCTGCCCAAAAAGAACTTTCATTTGATGCTCCTGCTTCGCCACAACAAACAACGTCAAATGCTGTAACATTGGGTGCATACCTTCAACAGATCACCTTACTTACAGATGCAGATGCAAAAGATCCCGATGCAGACAATGTAAAACTCATGACCATACACGCTGCAAAAGGTTTGGAGTTTGAATGTGTGTTTGCTGCAGGATTAGAAGAACAGCTCTTTCCAAATGCACTTTCAATAAACACAAGAGAAGAATTGGAAGAAGAGCGTCGTTTATTTTATGTGGTGATCACAAGAGCAAAGAAAAAACTTTGGATCTCTTATGCCAATACACGTTATAAGTTTGGGCAGATCGTACAAAACGAACCAAGTCGTTTCTTAGATGAATTACCGGAAGATTTTATTGATAAGAGTTATGCCGGTGGCGGTTCAAGAAACCAGGGATCATCATTTGGCAGTGGCTCGGCATTCGATCGGTTGAAAGGTGGATTCGGCAATAAGAGTAACGATTATGATGATGTAGCAAAAGCTGAGAAGCGTTACGGTGCGCCACCCAAAACAGCATCATCAAAACCATCTTTTTCAATAACGCCTGCAAGACCACAAACAATAGAACACAAACCAGACACTGATTTTGTTGCTAGCGATACAAGCAATCTGCAGGAAGGTCAGCGAGTGGAGCATCAGAAATTCGGCTTTGGTGAAGTAGTGAAAATGGAAGGCAGTGCACATAATCCCATTGCCACTGTAAAGTTTGAACTGAATGGTGAAAAGAAGATCATGTTGAATTATGCAAAACTGCGCATCGTGAGCTAA
- the typA gene encoding translational GTPase TypA: protein MNIRNIAIIAHVDHGKTTLVDKILHATKVFRDNQDTGELIMDSNDLERERGITIFSKNAAVVYNDVKINVIDTPGHADFGGEVERVLKMADGVILLVDAYEGPMPQTRFVLQKALQLNLKPIVVINKVDKPNCRPDEVHDSVFDLFFNLDATEEQLDFPTYYGSGKNGWFNDSLTEIDNIFPLLDGIIKHVPPPKVAEGPLQMQLTSLDYSSFLGRIAIGKVSRGAIKENQQVALMQADGTVRKLKVKELYVFEGMGKKKVTEVIAGDLCAVVGVEDFNIGDTLADAENPEALPVISVDEPTMNMLFSVNNSPFFGKDGKFVTSRHLRDRLMKETEKNLALRVTDSDDGDSLMVYGRGILHLGILIETMRREGYELTVGQPQVITKEINGKKCEPYEILVVDVPQEFASKVIDLVTRRKGEMLIMETKGEMQHLEFEIPSRGLIGLRTQMLTATTGEAVMAHRFNEYKPWKGSIPGRNNGVLISKNTAKTTGYSIDKLQDRGTFFVDPAEEVYAGQIIAENIKPGDLVVNATEPKKLTNHRASGTDDATRMAPKTLMTLEECMEYIQFDECIEVTPNYIRMRKVILDEEERKKQSKSMNAQMA, encoded by the coding sequence ATGAATATTCGTAACATAGCAATCATTGCTCACGTAGACCATGGAAAAACAACCTTGGTGGATAAAATCTTACACGCAACCAAGGTGTTTCGTGATAACCAGGATACTGGTGAACTGATCATGGACAGCAACGATCTTGAAAGAGAGCGTGGCATTACCATCTTTTCTAAAAATGCAGCCGTAGTATATAATGATGTAAAAATTAATGTTATTGATACTCCGGGTCACGCCGATTTTGGCGGTGAGGTGGAGCGTGTGTTGAAAATGGCAGATGGTGTAATTCTGTTGGTAGATGCTTACGAAGGCCCGATGCCACAAACACGTTTTGTGTTACAGAAAGCACTTCAGTTGAATTTGAAACCAATTGTGGTGATCAACAAAGTTGATAAGCCGAACTGTCGTCCTGATGAAGTGCATGACTCAGTATTCGACCTTTTCTTTAACCTTGATGCCACTGAAGAGCAATTAGATTTCCCTACTTATTATGGTAGTGGAAAGAATGGTTGGTTCAACGATTCATTAACTGAGATCGATAATATCTTCCCATTGTTAGATGGTATTATTAAGCATGTGCCGCCACCTAAAGTTGCGGAAGGTCCGTTGCAAATGCAGTTAACATCATTGGATTATTCTTCTTTCCTCGGGCGTATTGCCATTGGTAAAGTAAGTCGTGGTGCAATAAAAGAAAATCAGCAGGTTGCTTTGATGCAGGCAGACGGAACAGTGAGAAAACTGAAAGTGAAAGAGCTGTATGTGTTTGAAGGAATGGGTAAGAAAAAAGTAACAGAAGTTATTGCAGGTGATCTTTGTGCCGTAGTTGGTGTGGAAGATTTTAATATTGGTGATACATTGGCGGATGCAGAAAATCCGGAAGCATTACCGGTGATCAGTGTTGATGAACCGACAATGAATATGTTGTTCAGTGTAAACAACTCGCCGTTTTTTGGTAAAGACGGAAAGTTTGTTACAAGCCGTCACTTACGTGACAGATTGATGAAAGAAACGGAAAAGAATCTTGCGCTCCGTGTTACTGATAGTGATGATGGTGATAGCTTGATGGTTTATGGCCGTGGTATTCTTCACCTTGGTATCTTAATTGAAACCATGCGTCGTGAAGGGTATGAATTAACGGTTGGTCAGCCACAGGTAATTACCAAAGAAATCAACGGTAAAAAATGTGAGCCTTATGAAATACTGGTGGTAGATGTACCGCAGGAATTCGCAAGTAAAGTAATTGATCTAGTTACCCGCCGTAAAGGTGAAATGCTGATCATGGAAACCAAAGGTGAAATGCAGCATCTGGAATTTGAAATTCCATCAAGAGGGTTGATTGGTTTGCGTACACAAATGCTCACAGCAACAACTGGTGAAGCTGTAATGGCGCATCGCTTCAACGAATACAAACCATGGAAAGGTAGTATCCCCGGAAGAAACAATGGTGTATTGATTTCAAAAAACACAGCTAAGACAACCGGTTATTCTATTGATAAATTACAAGACCGTGGTACTTTCTTTGTTGATCCTGCTGAAGAAGTTTATGCCGGACAGATCATTGCAGAAAACATTAAACCGGGCGACCTGGTTGTAAATGCAACTGAACCAAAGAAATTAACCAACCACCGTGCAAGTGGAACTGATGATGCTACACGCATGGCACCAAAAACGTTGATGACGTTGGAAGAGTGTATGGAGTATATTCAGTTTGATGAGTGTATTGAAGTTACACCAAACTACATCCGTATGCGTAAGGTGATTTTGGATGAAGAAGAAAGAAAGAAACAATCAAAATCAATGAACGCTCAAATGGCGTAA
- the murA gene encoding UDP-N-acetylglucosamine 1-carboxyvinyltransferase, whose protein sequence is MHSFEVRGGKKLKGEIVPQGAKNEALQIISAVLLTPEKVTITNIPDIVDVNLLIELLGEMNVKIERPQRDTCIFQADDVDIDYLHSETFKKKSGKLRGSVMLAGPMLARYKKAFIPKPGGDKIGRRRLDTHVIGFEKLGAAFNYHSEDGFFHLTTKKLQGVNMLLDEPSVTGTANIVMAASMASGTTTIYNAACEPYIQQLCAMLNRMGAKISGVGSNLLSIEGVDYLAGTAHRILPDMIEVGSFIGLAAMTQSDILIKGAGVDQLGIIPEKFRQLGIQLNIDGDDIHIPEQELYEIQRYFDGGVLTIYDHPWPGFTPDLLSIVLVTAIQAKGSVLIHQKMFESRLFFVDKLIDMGAQIILCDPHRAVVIGLEREQKLRGITMSSPDIRAGQALLIAALSAEGKSTIQNIEQIDRGYQYIDERLRKLGADIKRIEG, encoded by the coding sequence ATGCATTCTTTTGAAGTAAGAGGCGGTAAAAAACTTAAAGGCGAAATTGTTCCTCAGGGCGCCAAGAACGAAGCATTGCAAATCATCAGTGCTGTTTTGCTTACTCCTGAAAAAGTAACCATTACAAACATTCCTGATATTGTTGATGTAAATCTTCTGATTGAATTATTGGGTGAAATGAATGTGAAGATCGAACGGCCGCAACGTGATACTTGCATTTTCCAGGCAGATGATGTAGATATTGATTACCTGCACAGTGAAACATTTAAAAAGAAAAGTGGCAAGCTTCGTGGAAGTGTGATGTTGGCCGGACCAATGCTTGCCCGTTATAAAAAAGCATTTATTCCAAAGCCTGGTGGCGATAAAATTGGAAGACGAAGATTAGATACACATGTCATTGGTTTTGAAAAGTTAGGTGCCGCATTTAACTATCATTCAGAAGATGGCTTCTTTCATCTCACAACAAAAAAGTTGCAAGGTGTAAACATGTTATTGGATGAACCATCTGTAACCGGCACTGCTAATATTGTAATGGCTGCAAGTATGGCAAGCGGTACTACCACGATCTACAATGCAGCGTGTGAACCTTACATACAACAACTTTGCGCCATGCTTAATCGTATGGGTGCAAAGATCAGCGGAGTAGGAAGTAATTTGTTGAGTATTGAAGGTGTTGACTATTTAGCTGGTACAGCTCATCGCATTTTGCCTGATATGATCGAAGTTGGTTCCTTCATAGGTTTGGCAGCAATGACACAGAGCGATATTCTTATTAAAGGTGCAGGTGTAGATCAGCTTGGAATCATTCCTGAAAAATTTCGTCAGCTGGGTATTCAACTGAACATTGATGGAGATGATATCCATATTCCCGAACAGGAGTTATATGAAATACAACGTTACTTCGATGGTGGTGTACTGACTATTTACGATCATCCGTGGCCGGGTTTTACTCCTGACCTGTTGAGTATTGTTCTGGTAACTGCTATCCAGGCAAAAGGAAGTGTATTGATTCATCAGAAAATGTTCGAAAGCCGTTTGTTCTTTGTAGATAAACTGATTGATATGGGTGCGCAAATTATTTTATGTGACCCTCATCGTGCTGTAGTAATTGGTTTGGAACGTGAACAAAAGTTGAGAGGTATTACCATGAGTAGCCCCGACATACGTGCCGGACAGGCATTACTGATCGCTGCTTTAAGTGCTGAAGGAAAAAGTACTATTCAGAATATTGAACAGATCGACAGAGGTTATCAATACATCGATGAACGTTTACGAAAGCTCGGTGCAGATATAAAGCGAATTGAAGGTTGA
- a CDS encoding DUF4290 domain-containing protein, producing MEYNTTRNHLTIREYGRHIQKMVDHIITIEDRQKRQEQAQVAIELMGFLNPHLKNVEDFRHKLWDHLFLISDFKLDVDSPYPIPTRESLKAKPERLPYPKRYPRYNHLGKNIEVIIDKALKEENPEKKQGFANAVAYYMKLSYNNWHKENIHDDAIQAELSAITKGELEFNNRPFVRQYRPSDDFRENRGGSGGGGKFKKHFQQRSGGGDGRRDNRGGGGGGRDNRGGGGGKFKKRY from the coding sequence ATGGAATATAACACAACAAGAAATCATTTAACCATTCGTGAGTACGGACGACATATCCAGAAAATGGTTGATCATATCATCACAATTGAAGACCGCCAGAAGCGACAAGAGCAGGCACAAGTGGCAATTGAACTGATGGGCTTTTTAAATCCGCACCTGAAGAACGTAGAAGATTTCCGTCATAAATTATGGGATCACTTGTTCCTTATTTCTGATTTTAAATTGGATGTAGATAGCCCCTACCCGATTCCAACAAGAGAATCATTGAAAGCAAAGCCTGAACGTTTGCCTTATCCTAAACGTTACCCACGTTATAATCACCTCGGTAAAAATATTGAAGTGATCATCGATAAAGCTTTGAAAGAAGAGAACCCTGAAAAGAAACAGGGCTTTGCCAATGCAGTGGCTTATTACATGAAACTCTCTTACAACAACTGGCACAAAGAAAATATTCATGACGATGCAATCCAGGCTGAGTTAAGTGCAATTACAAAAGGTGAACTGGAGTTTAATAATCGTCCTTTTGTACGTCAATATCGCCCAAGCGATGACTTCAGAGAAAACCGTGGTGGCAGCGGCGGCGGTGGAAAATTTAAAAAACATTTTCAGCAACGCAGTGGCGGTGGTGATGGAAGAAGAGATAACAGAGGTGGAGGCGGTGGAGGCCGTGACAACCGTGGCGGCGGTGGTGGAAAATTTAAAAAGAGATATTGA
- a CDS encoding T9SS type A sorting domain-containing protein: MTRLILCLVALFATTAFKASAQVPKLSSNPTASATIFLDFDGQTVSTPYWNGGRTFYCTPSGLTEAQITTAFYQVAEDFNPFNLNITTDSTVYFAAPINQRQRIIVTAYSSWYGSAGGVAYLNTFRWGMEIPGFVFANLLNYNEKNIAEASSHESGHTLGLNHQTLYDADCNFKYEYNPGTGANGSATSWAPIMGNSYGKTLTLWHKGTSTQGCTKLQDDLSILAGTDNGFGYKEDLVGNTTRTATALPMSTTISANSQPTTGFNVSSEINTSSDVDIFRIDITSDTRLQLSATPSASGSTKPNVDMQMAILDSRGNTINIYNPATTLNVAIDSFVSAGTYYLRLTNAANSNVSTYGMLGDYSVSGAALPSTLPVQSMKLNGKANNNNHELNWNIVADEPIESILIETSTNGMSFSSLQNVNSNSTSFGYQPSEKKTIYYRLLVTTASQLKYYSNVVALREVGSKSKVDVVTNIISKNEIALNSNGSYNWRIIDMSGRALANGRTTTGFNQLQPGTLNSGMYLLQIIDGGDIITEKIVKH; this comes from the coding sequence ATGACACGTCTAATCCTATGCCTTGTTGCCTTATTTGCAACAACTGCATTCAAAGCATCCGCTCAGGTGCCTAAACTGAGCAGTAACCCAACTGCAAGTGCAACCATTTTTCTTGATTTCGATGGACAAACAGTAAGCACTCCTTACTGGAATGGTGGCAGAACATTTTATTGCACACCTTCAGGATTAACTGAAGCACAGATCACTACAGCATTTTACCAGGTAGCAGAAGATTTCAACCCCTTTAATCTGAACATTACAACGGATTCAACGGTATATTTTGCTGCGCCTATCAATCAAAGACAACGCATTATTGTTACCGCTTACAGCAGCTGGTATGGTAGTGCAGGTGGTGTAGCCTACCTCAACACATTCCGTTGGGGAATGGAAATTCCGGGATTTGTTTTCGCTAATCTTTTGAACTATAACGAAAAAAATATTGCCGAAGCATCTTCACATGAAAGTGGTCATACCTTAGGTTTGAATCACCAAACCTTGTATGATGCGGATTGCAACTTCAAATATGAATACAACCCAGGTACAGGGGCAAATGGAAGTGCAACAAGCTGGGCTCCTATTATGGGCAACAGCTATGGTAAAACACTCACACTTTGGCACAAAGGAACAAGCACACAGGGTTGTACTAAATTACAGGACGACTTATCAATTCTTGCAGGTACTGATAATGGCTTTGGATATAAGGAAGACTTAGTTGGTAACACAACACGCACTGCCACTGCCTTGCCTATGTCAACAACTATCTCAGCGAACAGCCAGCCAACAACAGGTTTTAATGTAAGCAGCGAGATCAACACTTCATCAGATGTTGACATCTTCCGTATCGATATTACATCCGACACACGTTTGCAACTATCTGCAACACCATCTGCAAGTGGTTCAACCAAACCAAATGTGGATATGCAAATGGCCATCCTCGATTCAAGAGGTAATACTATTAACATATACAATCCGGCAACAACATTAAATGTTGCGATCGATAGTTTTGTAAGTGCAGGAACTTACTATCTGCGGTTAACAAACGCAGCCAACTCAAACGTATCTACTTATGGCATGTTGGGAGATTATAGCGTAAGCGGTGCTGCTCTTCCTTCAACTCTTCCGGTACAAAGCATGAAGCTGAACGGAAAAGCAAACAATAACAACCATGAACTGAACTGGAACATTGTTGCCGATGAACCAATTGAGTCGATCTTGATTGAAACATCAACAAACGGCATGAGCTTTAGCAGCCTGCAAAATGTAAACAGCAACAGCACAAGTTTCGGTTACCAACCTTCAGAAAAGAAAACAATCTACTACCGCCTATTGGTTACAACCGCCTCACAATTGAAATACTACTCTAATGTAGTTGCTCTCCGTGAAGTTGGTAGCAAATCAAAAGTGGATGTGGTTACCAATATTATCAGCAAAAATGAAATTGCGCTTAACAGCAACGGTTCTTACAATTGGCGTATTATTGACATGAGTGGTCGTGCACTGGCAAATGGCCGCACAACAACCGGCTTTAACCAGTTACAGCCCGGCACACTCAACAGTGGTATGTATCTGTTACAGATCATCGATGGAGGTGACATCATAACAGAAAAAATAGTAAAACACTAA
- a CDS encoding glycosyltransferase family 4 protein — protein MVIAINTKALLPGKMEGYGYYIEEIFSRIALNHPEHQFYFLFDRPFDQRFIYAANIQPVIIKPQARFPLAWDIWYNLMLPRVLRKIKAEVFVSTDGFCSLRTKVPQCLVVHDLAFLHHPEFISKSHRNYYLKNTGKFLKKSKVIATVSEYSKQDIVEKFKIDPAKIHVTYNAPGSLFQQLSYDERELVKEKYSAGCEYFIYTGSIHPRKNPINLLKAFSRFKKRQQSSMKLVFAGRLAWKTDEFTKLLSSFRFRNDVILTGYLEKNELAKLVASAYALVYPSFLEGFGVPPLEALQCGVPAIVSNNSAMPEVGGDAYLYIDPENPDDIAEKLMLIYKDETLRSRLIENGKRRVQLFNWDESAKKMWGCIELAASAE, from the coding sequence ATGGTGATTGCAATTAATACAAAAGCATTGCTTCCGGGTAAAATGGAAGGCTATGGATATTATATTGAAGAGATATTTTCCAGGATAGCCCTCAATCACCCCGAGCATCAATTCTATTTTTTATTCGACCGACCTTTTGATCAAAGGTTTATCTATGCTGCAAACATTCAACCGGTTATTATTAAGCCTCAGGCCAGGTTTCCATTGGCATGGGATATTTGGTATAACTTAATGTTACCCCGTGTTTTACGAAAGATAAAAGCAGAGGTATTCGTGAGCACAGATGGCTTCTGCTCACTTCGTACAAAAGTACCCCAATGCCTTGTTGTGCACGATCTTGCTTTTCTTCATCATCCCGAATTTATTTCGAAATCACATCGCAATTATTATCTGAAAAACACCGGTAAGTTTTTAAAGAAGAGTAAAGTTATTGCAACCGTTTCTGAGTATTCAAAACAAGATATCGTTGAAAAATTCAAGATCGATCCGGCAAAAATTCATGTCACTTATAACGCACCCGGTTCTCTTTTTCAACAACTTTCATATGATGAAAGAGAACTGGTAAAGGAGAAATACAGCGCTGGTTGTGAATACTTTATTTACACAGGATCAATTCATCCCCGCAAAAATCCAATCAATTTATTAAAAGCATTTTCGAGATTCAAAAAGCGGCAACAAAGCAGTATGAAATTGGTCTTTGCCGGTCGGCTTGCCTGGAAAACAGACGAGTTTACCAAGCTGCTTTCCTCTTTCAGATTCAGGAATGATGTGATACTTACCGGCTACCTGGAGAAAAATGAATTGGCGAAACTGGTGGCCTCTGCCTATGCATTGGTTTATCCTTCTTTTTTGGAGGGGTTTGGTGTGCCACCGTTGGAAGCGCTACAATGTGGTGTGCCTGCCATTGTTTCAAACAACAGCGCAATGCCTGAGGTGGGGGGCGATGCATATCTGTACATTGATCCTGAAAATCCTGATGATATTGCTGAAAAATTGATGTTGATCTATAAAGATGAAACACTGCGAAGCCGATTGATTGAAAATGGAAAAAGACGTGTGCAGTTGTTTAATTGGGATGAGTCCGCAAAAAAAATGTGGGGCTGTATTGAGCTGGCCGCCTCTGCCGAATAA